In Roseomonas fluvialis, one genomic interval encodes:
- the fliG gene encoding flagellar motor switch protein FliG, which yields MAGTLTGAQKAATFMLAIGEEHAARLFAKMHEDEIRDISQAMANLGTVRADSVEQLCHEFAEGLGQTGNLVGSWETTERMLLKTLPRDRVAQIMEEIRGPAGRTMWDKLGNVNEAVLANYLKNEYPQTVAVVLTKVKSDHAARVLSLLPESFAMEVVMRMLRMETVQKEALDGVEKTLKAEFMSNLARAQRRDAHEMMAEIFNNLDRQSETRILAALEERNRDAASRIRGLMFTFDDLARMDGAGVQVLMRAVPKEQLTLALKGASENLRDLFIKNMSERAAKMLKEDLAGLGPVKLREVDEAQAAIVLLAKDLAAQGQIQMQDGREEEMVY from the coding sequence ATGGCAGGCACCCTGACAGGCGCGCAGAAGGCCGCCACCTTCATGCTGGCGATCGGCGAGGAACACGCCGCGCGGCTCTTTGCCAAGATGCACGAGGACGAGATCCGCGACATCTCGCAGGCCATGGCCAATCTGGGCACAGTGCGCGCCGATTCGGTCGAACAGCTCTGCCACGAATTCGCCGAGGGGCTCGGGCAGACGGGCAACCTGGTGGGATCCTGGGAGACCACCGAACGGATGCTGCTCAAGACGCTGCCGCGCGACCGCGTGGCGCAGATCATGGAGGAGATCCGCGGCCCGGCCGGGCGGACCATGTGGGACAAGCTCGGCAACGTGAACGAGGCGGTGCTCGCGAACTACCTCAAGAACGAATACCCGCAGACCGTCGCCGTCGTCCTCACCAAGGTGAAGTCCGACCACGCCGCACGCGTGCTCTCCCTGCTGCCCGAAAGCTTCGCGATGGAGGTGGTCATGCGCATGCTGCGCATGGAGACCGTCCAGAAGGAGGCGCTGGACGGCGTCGAGAAGACGCTGAAGGCCGAGTTCATGTCGAACCTGGCGCGCGCGCAGCGCCGCGACGCGCACGAAATGATGGCCGAGATCTTCAACAACCTCGATCGCCAGTCGGAAACCCGCATCCTTGCCGCGCTCGAGGAACGCAACCGCGACGCGGCCTCGCGCATCCGCGGGCTGATGTTCACCTTCGACGATCTCGCGCGCATGGATGGCGCAGGCGTGCAGGTGCTGATGCGCGCGGTGCCGAAGGAACAGCTCACGCTGGCGCTGAAGGGCGCATCGGAAAATCTGCGCGACCTGTTCATCAAGAACATGAGCGAGCGCGCAGCGAAGATGCTGAAGGAAGACCTCGCCGGCCTCGGCCCGGTCAAGCTGCGCGAAGTCGACGAGGCGCAGGCGGCGATCGTGCTGCTGGCCAAAGACCTCGCGGCGCAGGGCCAGATCCAGATGCAGGACGGGCGCGAGGAGGAGATGGTCTACTGA
- the flgE gene encoding flagellar hook protein FlgE — translation MSLFGSMTTAISGLTAQARALGHVSDNVANSQTVGFKRTDTNFVSFLTDSTQVVHRPGSVVARPDYTNTVQGTIEQSENPIALAIAGQGFFSVALPTGTTNGQTTFDERQFFTRGGDFQMDRNGYMVNGAGYFLQGWSVDATGEPDRTQIQPIRVSDLVFNPIATSSIELSANLPAGSVTPSATPLNIYDSLGTIQPLILTWTPGAANVWTLDVSAAGAGGSLGTIDLNFGAAATPAATDGTIGEFANATGTMSGAATVTGDPALISFTADFGQGPQNITLNIGAFGAARGVTQYAGEEFELRNLAQDGVPLGAYSSTTVRENGDVAINYDNGQARVIARVPVTTFNAPDMLQRLDGQAFMRTLESGEARTTDPASNGAGRLSVGSIERSNVDIAAEFSKLIVAQRAYTANTRIVTASDEMLQDTINMRR, via the coding sequence ATGTCCCTGTTCGGTTCCATGACCACCGCGATCAGCGGCCTCACGGCCCAGGCGCGTGCCTTGGGTCACGTGTCGGACAATGTCGCCAACAGCCAGACGGTCGGCTTCAAGCGCACCGACACCAACTTCGTCTCGTTCCTGACCGACAGCACGCAGGTGGTGCATCGGCCGGGGTCGGTGGTGGCGCGCCCGGACTACACCAACACGGTGCAAGGCACGATCGAGCAGTCGGAAAACCCGATCGCGCTTGCCATCGCCGGGCAGGGCTTCTTCTCGGTGGCGCTGCCGACCGGCACGACGAACGGCCAGACCACCTTCGATGAACGGCAGTTCTTCACCCGCGGCGGCGACTTCCAGATGGACCGCAACGGCTACATGGTGAACGGCGCGGGCTATTTCCTGCAGGGCTGGAGCGTCGATGCCACGGGCGAGCCCGACCGCACCCAGATCCAGCCGATCCGCGTGAGCGACCTGGTGTTCAACCCCATCGCGACCAGTTCGATCGAGCTGTCCGCCAACCTGCCCGCGGGCAGCGTCACGCCGAGTGCAACGCCGCTGAACATCTACGACAGCCTGGGCACGATCCAGCCGCTGATCCTGACCTGGACGCCCGGCGCCGCGAATGTCTGGACGCTCGATGTCTCGGCCGCGGGGGCGGGCGGGTCACTCGGCACCATCGACCTGAATTTCGGCGCGGCGGCGACGCCGGCGGCGACCGACGGCACGATCGGCGAATTCGCCAACGCGACCGGCACCATGAGCGGCGCGGCGACGGTGACGGGCGACCCCGCGCTGATCTCCTTCACCGCGGATTTCGGGCAGGGGCCGCAGAACATCACGCTCAATATCGGGGCCTTCGGTGCCGCACGCGGCGTCACGCAGTATGCCGGCGAGGAATTCGAACTGCGCAACCTCGCCCAGGACGGCGTGCCGCTCGGCGCCTATTCCTCGACCACGGTGCGGGAGAACGGCGATGTCGCGATCAACTACGACAACGGCCAGGCGCGCGTGATCGCGCGCGTGCCGGTCACCACCTTCAACGCGCCCGACATGCTGCAGCGGCTCGATGGCCAGGCCTTCATGCGCACGCTGGAATCGGGCGAGGCGCGCACCACCGACCCGGCCTCGAACGGGGCGGGGCGGCTGTCGGTGGGTTCGATCGAACGGTCGAACGTGGACATCGCGGCCGAGTTCTCGAAGCTGATCGTCGCGCAGCGCGCCTATACCGCGAATACGCGCATCGTCACGGCATCCGACGAGATGCTACAGGACACGATCAACATGCGCCGCTGA
- the fliN gene encoding flagellar motor switch protein FliN: MSGNTNFEPLSAASEEARQAASGPVRELEAVYDIPVQISAVLGRATMQVSQLLKLGRGAVVELDRKLGEAVDIYVNNRLVARGEVVMVDDNRLGVTMTEIVKSDRGV; encoded by the coding sequence ATGTCGGGCAATACGAACTTCGAACCGCTTTCCGCCGCCAGCGAGGAGGCGCGCCAGGCGGCGTCCGGCCCGGTGCGGGAGCTGGAGGCGGTCTACGACATACCGGTGCAGATCAGCGCCGTGCTCGGGCGCGCCACCATGCAGGTATCGCAGCTGCTCAAGCTCGGCCGCGGCGCGGTGGTGGAACTCGACCGCAAACTCGGCGAGGCGGTGGACATCTATGTGAACAACCGCCTGGTCGCGCGAGGCGAGGTGGTGATGGTCGACGACAACCGGCTGGGCGTGACCATGACCGAGATCGTCAAGTCCGACAGGGGCGTCTGA
- the fliF gene encoding flagellar basal-body MS-ring/collar protein FliF: protein MNALVSQLRALGPVRLALLGGAALGVMGLLAWLVLRATVPPMALLYADLDPRDASQVVAALERARVPHRIEAGGSRILAPEDQVPRLRLTLAREGLPQGGSVGYEIFDRGESLTTTPFQQDVNRLRALEGEISRSIRQLAGVRGARVHLVLPRREAFSRERGDAQASVVLTMQGAQRLDREGVQAVLHLVATAVPGLRPQNISIVDNRGALLARGGQALAGPGAAQSQEEIRLGQQLRIARAVEEMLERTLGPGRVRAEATVEMDFDRVQTTEERFDPDNQVPRSQQSVQESSRNAEGGPATVQNNVPGQDPAGGGGGSQESRQEETTNFEIGRTTRNTLREHPVVRRQSVAVLVDGVWEAGANGAAATFRERTAEEVARIAALVRGAIGFDERRGDTVEVVSLRFAEPPPGAPAEPGMFDLAFSSTTIARLLESGLFALVALIAILLVGRPAVGRLVTLVNGPSQAAIAGGAAAALPGAAGVAGAGAAALPGQAGELAALPGSPEADAMISIAMVEGQMRASSITRMQDLVDRHPDEALSVVRRWMTPEGA, encoded by the coding sequence GTGAACGCGCTGGTCTCGCAGCTGCGGGCACTCGGCCCGGTGCGCCTGGCGCTCTTGGGCGGCGCGGCGCTTGGCGTGATGGGGCTGCTGGCGTGGCTGGTGCTGCGCGCCACGGTGCCGCCGATGGCATTGCTCTATGCCGACCTCGACCCGCGCGACGCATCGCAGGTGGTGGCCGCGCTGGAACGCGCCCGCGTGCCGCATCGCATCGAGGCCGGCGGCAGCCGCATCCTGGCCCCCGAGGACCAGGTCCCGCGCCTGCGCCTGACGCTGGCGCGCGAAGGGCTGCCGCAAGGCGGTTCGGTCGGCTACGAGATCTTCGACCGCGGCGAATCCCTGACCACCACGCCATTCCAGCAGGATGTAAACCGGCTGCGCGCGCTGGAAGGCGAGATCTCGCGTTCGATCCGCCAGTTGGCCGGCGTGCGCGGCGCGCGGGTCCACCTGGTGCTGCCGCGGCGCGAAGCCTTCTCGCGCGAACGCGGAGACGCGCAGGCCTCGGTCGTGCTGACCATGCAGGGCGCGCAGCGGCTCGACCGCGAGGGCGTGCAGGCGGTGCTGCACCTGGTGGCCACCGCGGTGCCGGGGCTGCGGCCGCAGAACATCTCGATCGTCGACAATCGCGGCGCGCTGCTGGCACGCGGCGGGCAGGCGCTGGCCGGCCCGGGTGCCGCGCAATCGCAGGAGGAGATCCGGCTCGGCCAGCAGTTGCGCATCGCCCGCGCGGTCGAGGAAATGCTGGAACGCACGCTCGGCCCCGGGCGCGTGCGCGCCGAAGCCACGGTCGAGATGGATTTCGACCGCGTGCAGACAACCGAGGAACGCTTCGACCCCGACAATCAGGTGCCGCGCAGCCAGCAATCCGTCCAGGAGAGCAGCCGCAACGCGGAGGGCGGGCCTGCCACGGTGCAGAACAACGTCCCCGGCCAGGACCCTGCGGGGGGCGGCGGCGGATCGCAGGAAAGCCGACAGGAGGAGACCACCAACTTCGAGATCGGCCGCACCACGCGCAACACGCTGCGCGAACATCCTGTGGTGCGCCGGCAGTCGGTGGCGGTGCTGGTGGACGGGGTATGGGAGGCAGGGGCGAACGGCGCCGCCGCGACCTTCCGCGAGCGCACGGCGGAGGAGGTCGCGCGCATCGCCGCCCTGGTGCGCGGGGCCATCGGCTTCGACGAACGGCGCGGCGACACGGTCGAAGTGGTCTCGCTCCGCTTCGCCGAACCGCCGCCGGGCGCGCCGGCCGAACCTGGCATGTTCGACCTGGCGTTCAGCAGCACGACGATCGCGAGGTTGCTCGAAAGCGGCCTGTTCGCGCTGGTCGCGCTGATCGCGATCCTGCTGGTGGGGCGGCCCGCGGTCGGCCGCCTGGTTACCCTGGTGAACGGCCCGTCGCAGGCCGCGATCGCCGGTGGCGCCGCCGCGGCACTGCCCGGCGCAGCCGGGGTGGCGGGCGCGGGTGCGGCGGCACTGCCTGGCCAGGCCGGGGAACTGGCGGCGCTGCCGGGATCGCCGGAGGCCGACGCGATGATCTCGATCGCAATGGTGGAAGGACAGATGCGCGCTTCCTCGATCACACGCATGCAGGACCTGGTCGATCGCCACCCGGACGAGGCGCTCAGCGTCGTGCGGCGCTGGATGACGCCGGAAGGGGCCTGA
- a CDS encoding flagellar hook assembly protein FlgD translates to MSGSISATTATASGAAASNTRLAGDFNTFLTLLTTQLQNQSPTDPLDANQMTNQLVQFASVEQQISMNQNLERLISLQQAAQLTASAPLVGQRVEVEADQVPLQNGRGEVRLPAAGSARFAEVTISDGNGRALRQQVVALGTAASGWTWDGRDATGRTLTDGAYRVSVTGRGTNGEAVSLPFTVAGTVTGAEQRSNGLSLSVGSLAVGFDKVRRLLPDA, encoded by the coding sequence ATGTCCGGATCGATCTCCGCCACCACCGCCACGGCCAGCGGCGCCGCCGCCTCGAACACGCGCCTGGCGGGCGACTTCAACACCTTCCTCACGCTGCTCACGACGCAGTTGCAGAACCAGAGTCCGACCGACCCGCTCGACGCCAACCAGATGACGAACCAGCTGGTGCAGTTCGCCTCGGTCGAGCAGCAGATCTCGATGAACCAGAATCTCGAACGGCTGATCTCGCTGCAGCAGGCGGCGCAACTCACTGCCTCGGCGCCGCTGGTCGGCCAGCGGGTCGAGGTCGAGGCTGACCAGGTGCCGCTGCAGAATGGGCGCGGTGAGGTCCGCCTGCCCGCCGCCGGCAGCGCACGCTTCGCCGAGGTGACGATCAGCGACGGCAATGGCCGCGCGCTGCGCCAGCAGGTGGTGGCGCTCGGCACCGCGGCCTCCGGCTGGACCTGGGACGGGCGCGACGCGACAGGGCGCACGCTGACCGACGGCGCCTATCGCGTGAGCGTGACCGGGCGCGGCACGAATGGCGAGGCGGTGAGCCTGCCCTTCACCGTGGCCGGCACCGTGACCGGCGCCGAGCAGCGCAGCAACGGGCTGAGCCTGTCGGTCGGCAGCCTCGCGGTCGGCTTCGACAAGGTCCGCCGACTGTTGCCCGATGCCTGA
- a CDS encoding sigma-54 dependent transcriptional regulator, with protein MARVLVIGSLEAELGIAARIAAARGARIATAEGAAAGLSRLRAEGADLVLCDVQHDVGWLVAQLTAERIACPVIACGRPNDADAAVRAIRAGAKDFLPLPPDADLIAAMLQAVAGEPDRPVVQDPGMTALMARAEQVARAEASVLIMGESGTGKEVLARHIHAASRRARGPFVALNCAALPEALLESELFGHEKGAFSGAVASRKGKFEQAEGGTLLLDEIGEMDPRLQAKILRAIQEREIDRLGGTAPVKVDVRILAATHRDLATEVARGRFREDLYFRLAVVRLRIPALRERRGDILPLAHHFAERYARANGLPVRALSPAAEALLLAHPWPGNVRELENTLHRAVLLAEGPGIGPDAIDLLEAAPTLQAEAAAPSASPTSSAAVPPVTALVGRRVEEVERDLILETLSHCLGNRTRAAEMLGISIRTLRNKLHEYRAAGVTVPPVPGQPPYALPASGA; from the coding sequence ATGGCGCGCGTGCTCGTCATCGGGTCGCTGGAGGCGGAACTCGGCATTGCCGCGCGGATCGCCGCCGCGCGCGGCGCGCGCATCGCCACCGCCGAGGGCGCGGCCGCCGGCCTGTCGCGCCTGCGCGCCGAGGGTGCCGACCTGGTGCTGTGCGACGTGCAGCACGACGTCGGCTGGCTGGTCGCGCAGCTCACGGCCGAACGCATCGCCTGCCCGGTGATCGCCTGCGGGCGGCCCAACGACGCCGATGCCGCCGTGCGCGCCATCCGCGCCGGTGCGAAGGACTTCCTGCCGCTGCCGCCGGATGCCGACCTGATCGCCGCCATGTTGCAGGCGGTGGCGGGCGAACCCGACCGTCCGGTGGTGCAGGACCCGGGCATGACCGCGCTCATGGCGCGCGCCGAACAGGTCGCGCGCGCCGAGGCGTCGGTCCTGATCATGGGCGAGAGCGGCACCGGCAAGGAGGTGCTGGCGCGCCACATCCACGCCGCGTCGCGCCGCGCGCGCGGGCCCTTCGTGGCGCTGAACTGCGCGGCCCTGCCGGAAGCCCTGCTGGAATCCGAATTGTTCGGCCACGAGAAGGGCGCCTTCAGCGGCGCCGTCGCATCGCGCAAGGGCAAGTTCGAACAGGCCGAGGGCGGTACGCTGCTGCTGGACGAAATCGGTGAGATGGACCCACGCCTGCAGGCCAAGATCCTGCGTGCCATCCAGGAACGCGAGATCGACCGGCTCGGCGGCACCGCGCCCGTCAAGGTCGATGTGCGCATCCTGGCCGCGACGCATCGCGACCTCGCCACCGAAGTGGCGCGCGGGCGGTTCCGCGAAGACCTGTACTTCCGCCTGGCCGTGGTGCGCCTGCGCATCCCCGCGCTGCGCGAACGGCGCGGGGACATCCTGCCGCTGGCGCACCACTTCGCCGAACGCTACGCGCGCGCCAATGGCCTGCCCGTACGTGCGCTGTCGCCGGCCGCCGAGGCGCTGCTGCTGGCCCACCCCTGGCCGGGCAATGTGCGCGAGCTCGAGAACACGCTGCACCGTGCCGTCCTGCTGGCCGAAGGCCCCGGCATCGGGCCGGATGCCATCGACCTGCTGGAGGCGGCACCCACGCTGCAGGCCGAAGCCGCCGCGCCGTCTGCCTCGCCCACCTCGTCCGCCGCCGTGCCGCCGGTCACGGCCCTGGTGGGCCGCCGTGTCGAGGAAGTCGAGCGGGACCTGATCCTCGAGACGCTCTCGCACTGCCTGGGCAACCGCACCCGCGCGGCGGAGATGCTCGGCATCTCGATCCGCACGCTGCGCAACAAGCTGCATGAATACCGCGCGGCCGGCGTGACCGTGCCACCCGTGCCCGGGCAGCCACCCTATGCGCTGCCGGCCTCTGGCGCGTGA
- a CDS encoding flagellar hook-length control protein FliK — protein sequence MEIAPGAVAAQPGPATGAAPAALVEGGFAAALALAVAPTPPAVAHPAAPVQAVVPLTNAIPSGASPPAGNLIGPPLETATAPDVTPPSQATPPVVTGGAVPPLPPAPQTPPAPEATLADDPPATPLETPPTATAPPAPEPGLAPQDLAPAAEDTNAIPTATATTDAMPQAIAAMPVAPPQPRPDTAGAMSKDVASGAAAVPAVASARDVPKQGALEAPAPTAAADPAQDRPATAAPPPAATPARPAPAKAAPATVTTEEAPQAAPPSLPPVAPAAPTDQIVASPPAAAPSPVTDPRRTAEPAAATQPAPGVEQGQATAPAEAPRTDTLAVEVPRAPPQAAPARQVLPAVIAVTIGGGGRIAVTLEPVELGRVEISIERSNDIPQVVILAERPETLALLQRDQRELDRALNQAGLPAEGRALSFGLSSGDGGQGQPQRRREEGSGGNPTARGVHSRDPLSAAAAPPRRATLSLLDLAI from the coding sequence ATGGAAATCGCGCCAGGCGCAGTCGCAGCCCAGCCGGGCCCGGCCACGGGCGCCGCCCCTGCGGCTCTCGTCGAGGGAGGCTTCGCCGCGGCGCTTGCGCTGGCCGTCGCGCCGACGCCGCCGGCAGTGGCGCATCCCGCGGCGCCGGTGCAGGCCGTAGTGCCGCTGACCAATGCGATCCCGTCCGGCGCGTCGCCGCCGGCCGGCAACCTGATTGGCCCGCCCCTCGAGACGGCGACCGCACCCGACGTCACGCCGCCGTCTCAGGCGACGCCACCCGTCGTGACAGGCGGCGCGGTCCCCCCGCTACCACCGGCCCCGCAGACACCGCCCGCGCCCGAGGCCACCCTGGCGGACGACCCACCGGCAACGCCGCTGGAGACACCGCCGACGGCGACCGCGCCGCCCGCGCCGGAGCCCGGCCTTGCGCCACAGGACCTCGCCCCCGCAGCGGAGGATACCAACGCAATACCCACGGCGACCGCCACCACTGACGCGATGCCGCAGGCGATCGCAGCGATGCCGGTGGCGCCCCCCCAGCCAAGGCCTGACACCGCCGGCGCAATGTCGAAGGACGTTGCTTCCGGTGCCGCGGCAGTCCCGGCCGTCGCATCCGCGCGGGATGTGCCGAAGCAAGGCGCGCTCGAAGCGCCCGCGCCGACGGCGGCCGCAGATCCAGCGCAGGACCGCCCCGCCACGGCCGCGCCACCGCCGGCGGCGACACCCGCGCGGCCCGCGCCCGCGAAGGCCGCCCCGGCCACGGTCACGACCGAGGAGGCTCCGCAGGCCGCGCCCCCGAGCCTGCCACCGGTCGCCCCCGCCGCGCCGACCGATCAGATCGTCGCGAGCCCGCCCGCCGCGGCGCCGTCACCCGTGACCGACCCCCGCCGCACCGCCGAGCCGGCGGCGGCGACCCAGCCCGCGCCAGGTGTCGAACAGGGCCAGGCCACCGCGCCGGCCGAGGCGCCGCGCACCGACACGCTGGCGGTGGAAGTGCCGCGCGCGCCGCCGCAGGCTGCACCGGCGCGCCAGGTGCTTCCCGCCGTGATCGCCGTGACGATCGGCGGCGGCGGACGCATCGCCGTGACGCTCGAACCGGTCGAACTCGGCCGCGTCGAGATCAGCATCGAGCGTAGCAACGACATCCCGCAGGTGGTGATCCTGGCCGAACGGCCCGAAACGCTCGCACTGCTGCAGCGCGACCAGCGCGAACTCGATCGTGCATTGAACCAGGCCGGACTACCCGCGGAAGGGCGCGCCCTGTCCTTCGGGCTGAGCAGCGGCGATGGCGGCCAGGGCCAACCGCAGCGCCGCCGCGAGGAGGGTAGCGGTGGCAATCCCACGGCACGCGGCGTGCACAGTCGCGATCCACTGTCCGCGGCCGCGGCGCCGCCACGTCGCGCGACGCTTTCGCTGCTCGACCTCGCCATCTGA